A stretch of DNA from Tigriopus californicus strain San Diego chromosome 8, Tcal_SD_v2.1, whole genome shotgun sequence:
TCTAATTAATCAACAACTGACTGGAATGCTGAGACTGTCAGACGCTTCCTCATTTTGCTCCACATGATGTTAATGATTTTTCAGCTCCGTAGCGACCATTTTGAGTGCTTTGTGGCAAACTGATTGCCAATAAAGGAAGTAATGCATGAGTTGTTTGTAGGAGACTAGGCTATCCAGTAAGTTAATTGCCAGCAAAGCTAAATACGGAGGTTGTCAAATTTAGTTTGCGTTTGTCTTGCCTCATTGACCATAAGTACCCTTGATCTTAAGTAGCCGCGTGGGCACGCAAGCACAAAAACTTGACTAGAGTCCCACCTGTTGTCTAGAGTGGCCATCTCCCCTTCCAATATTATGACGTAATAACTTTGAACGACTTACagaaaaacactttttaatGCCAAATAACGCCAGAAGGTCTTTTACGAGCCATGAAAACCACATGCCGTCTTGTCTGCGTCTGCCAATGTCTATGAAAAGTGCCATtaattttgatggattttttttatttctgaaGAAGCTGTAGAACCAGATCTACGCACCAGAACAAGTTGAAAATACCTTTTTACATGGAATTCGTCAAACAACACTTTAATTACTTCTGAGAGTAAAATGTCATAAGAAGGATGGCAAgaaacaatcaaaaatatattataAATACTAAACTTCAAACTCTCTAACTGGGATCGACTAGAGCATCTACGCCAGTACCTACAGTGTGCAAAGGAGACACGAACGGTATGCCATATTACATACTTGATGTTTGTCCCACACACACATGAGCTGTCCCATACATGAACGGACATTAATTTCGTCCAACGAGACAATGGGCGTGTTACCTGTATCCAACCTCATTGAaactacaacaagaatgcgactgctaaatcaatcatgccccactcatttcttgagagacgCCCAAGACTCTACATCAAATTGCCCTCCTCCCTTCGGGTCATCTATGTCGAAAAAAATACGatctccaaattcaaagaggacctggatagcttcctccaaagcattccagaccaacgTTCAATACCCGTTtcatcgatcagcaaattcaaactcgtttAATGATCAGAATTACTTTGGAGTGATTGTGTAAAatatttgtgccttgaatccattcaagacatcggTCTGTGTACCGtaaataaattattatttttatcattattatcattgtcATTAGTCAACATGAAATCGTAACTTAGTATTATGCCAATTCCACTTAttaattgtttaatttgtaCTCGTCCTTCTTTGAAATGGATCCAATGGCGAAATCTCATATCAAACAAGCTTGGTCTGCGATCAAGAATCTCTATGTAGTATGGTTTAACATAATTGAGCACCTCTCGTGCTTTGGTGAGATATCGCTCATAAAATAAATGCTCAAAAGTTGGGATCGCCTAACAATGTGGTGTCTATACTATCGCCTCATGTTTTGTTCCAGTCACATTTGAGTTTAAAGTTTTGTGCAATGCGTTGCAACTAACGTTCATGTGTCATGCCAGGACGAACCATAAAGGAaggacaatttcaaaattctgTCTGTGGTTCGCCTCCTtgtgaatcatttcattggccgTTTGCTAAATATGACCAAATACCTAGATGCCGGTTGCGTTACTTGGTTTGTCCCGACCATTACAAGACGTAGTAAGGGGGAGGGTCCGGCTTTTTGAGAGAATACTGACAACTCTCAACTGGAGCGGCGACAGAGACGAAACCGGGATCGAATCAGTTGTCACTTAACTTTCAACCTGGACACATCTCAACGCCATGGGTGAGCATCTAGCTTGTTGATTCTTTTTGAGACAAAGGGTTGGAAAAAAACTAATGGCTGAAAACTGTGATAAGCATTCTCTTGAGACCCTCTATGAGAATGGTACCTTGGCCATAAACTTAAGCTTACGTTGTACTGAGTTGTAAGAATTTTCAACCACATTCTTGAACGATTAGTATTGAATGGGCCCACCTTAAAACCCAGTGCTTTAAAACCTTAAGgagtcaaaatttgattttggagTTTAAATTGAAGTCGACCGTTTCAAGGCTTTGGCTTAGAAACATCGTCACTCGCCAGAGATGGCATTTGGTGACAATCATCAACTTCTACccaatttccaacaaaaaacatttcctGCACAGGGGTTCGGCTCTTTTAGACCAAGAACACCTCGACCTATTCCAGCTCAATTCATGAGATATAAACATCTACAATTTAGCACAGCCAAGTTGCAAAACAGATATCACTTATCCGACCCAATATCACTGTTTAACACTAACAACCTACCATTTAGGGATATACTATAATCTGCTGCTCGTGGTTGTCTTATTGGCTTGTGGGGCGCTTTCAGACGAGGATCAAAAGAGCCATCGACAGAAAAGTATTGTAACATTCCCTTTTTTACCTTTGGATCACTGCAAgcattttgcacctttttcaaatttgtttaagTTGTAATGACTTATTTTATGCCAGTATTTTTGCTCGAAGCACAACACTGCAGTTGCACTAAGATTTGTGAAGTCTGGCACCAAACTGGAACCCTATCTTTGGATCACCAGATTAACGGATCAAAATATAGATTTGTCCACTTAGCTTACTCTAAAGAAGGAGGATTTTATCCCAGCTGTTCTATCAAAGTTGATTAAATCCGAACATAAATGCGAGTGAAAATGCGTATGAtatagtgatgtgtttcgaaccggaatgtcggcttttttccttaaaaactTAATTCGGGCTACGGTGAGGGTAGGAGGGTGCAGACATAAGATTAAAAAGTATTGGCGAGTATTAAAATTGCATTCCTGCGTTTCTAAAACTCGGAACGAGGGTTGCCTCAAAAACCATTCTTTTGCTGCTCATACTTCCGAAcctcctttttctctctcgaTGAGAGCCTTAGAACTTTGGTCcttaaaacacaaaaagtgtttgtcagtttccggttcgaaacaccTCACTAgtaaaacaaatgttttttttccgtCAAACTCAACACCCCCGAACtcgtcttcttgttcttttgcaGGACTTTTCAGTATCTTCAACATCGTCACTTTTAAAGTGAGTTCAATCGAacatttttgagaagaaatgaaatgcattggAAAAGGCCCCTCGTCCTAATCTGCGTGCTTTTTCAGAATGATGTTTGCACCACAACTGGGACAGGGAACTTGCAAGGAACGTGTTTGACCTCCACTGAATGCACCGCCAAAGGGGGATCTTCCTCTGGAAATTGCGCTGCGGGTGACTTaatcattcaatttgatctAATGTTGACGAGAATTTCGGAAATATCTCAATTGTCTCTTTTATGCTTTTAGGTTTTGGTGTGTGCTGTCTTTTCAGTGTTAGTGGAGCGTGCACTTCAGCTCAAACGATTTCTCAGGTAggcgctcaatgaccttttcaATACCAGATAGTTATTGAACCAATTGATTGACTTGTGTTTATTCTCATTCCAAACTGACTTGCAGAATTGCACATACATTCGGGTAAGATGTCAAGCttatttcaatgacaaaagatGCATTATTCTTGGTTTTAATGTTACTCGAATTTCAGAACAATGGTTTCCNNNNNNNNNNNNNNNNNNNNNNNNNNNNNNNNNNNNNNNNNNNNNNNNNNNGAAACCCCATACCGGGGCCTGAAACATATCCATCGGATTCCAGGACTCCGGAAATCCAAACCACAAAACGTCAAAAGAAGCTCACAGGGGAAAACCCAACCCAGGTAAGCTTCTGGATACTAAAAACACCCCTGAAATGACGAACAATCCGAAGTCGAAGGTTCAATTACCTTAAATGCTTTCGAAACTCTGATGCTTGCTAAACTCTGATCATGGAGGGCCCAGCAGAACGAACCACCAATTGCCCCGGAGATGACAATGTTCTCATGTCCAACAAGGAGACCAAATCCTTTGCGGCTATGGCTGGGAAATTGACGGCTCCAACATACCCCCACGAACTGTTTATCTACACCAATGATGATTGAGATGCAGAATTAGTGAGCCCACCTGGACAATTTTCTAGTCGCTTGGAATCGGCTATCTTTGAAGAATGAATGAGAATGGGTGgctttaaattcaaatcacaATGGTCTAACTTTGCCCCGTCTGAATGCGGGAGAGTGGGATGTCTCGACGCGAAATTCGGGCCGGCATGATTGGACAAAAATGATGTTCGTGGTCAATAGAGTTCAGGTAGAActataaaaagaaattttgagTATACGTGTAAACTTAAGATACCAAAGATTAAAGAACAAATCCCACACGTGGGAATTTCGTTGTTTATTCCCAGGCGTCGAGGCGGCGTTCTCTACGAAGACAAATGGGCCTCATTGTTTGGACTAGCCcggattctcgaaggcttgaaggtgctctcaaaacgcatttTAAGTCAGTACGGTCAATTGAATTGACCCAGAAGTGGGgagaattgtcaaaaaaaaagttgtcactTAATGAATATAGTTGctgcatttgagcaaacagtAATCATTTAGGATACGGAGACAAAAAGTTCAATACTATTGAGGCTTCATTAAGCACTAGTTGATTAAACTTTTTCATCACTCTTTCACTTCGGCATCCCATCAAGCATCTTTGCCTACCAAGAGCTAAAGACCAAACCTAAATTTACGTCTCTCCGCGTAAAAAACCACTTGAATCACGCCCTTGGggccaacaaaatgaaaatactcaCCAAAATAAGAATTTGAGACAATATAGGTATATGTTAATAAAAAGAGCAACGCACCACTGgcatttcttctttcttgcaaTTCTTTCTTAAATCTTGATGTCAATGTTGTCGCAAGTTTCGGAATCAAAAGCTCGTTTGCACAAATTCCACTATCTTTGGGCACTTGGCTGCTCAAGATCATGAGCACCAATTCACGATAAAAAGGTTTTAAATCGTGAAGCACTGATGCTACTGACATAAAATCTTATATTCCATCACAAATAGATGACAATACACGAGGCGAAATTTTGGTTCTTCTCACAATTGACACTTGATCTTATTTTGTCCAGATAGATCAAAAAAAGTTACCATAAACATACCACTGCACTGTAATGAAGCGATGACAAAAACTCTTGTTTGACAAATCCAACCAAACTTCTCCCAAATCAAGTACAAGATTCGAGTGCccttggactcgagtccagactcagCACAGTTCTAGTTGCTACTCAAGATTAAAGTTGCCATGGGAAAAAAGCTGCCATTTTGCCCAAATTTGGGATCCAACGTTGTCGTCTGGTTGGATCCAACGTTGTCGTCTGGTTCCATCTTCCATTAAATTCAAAGAATCTAGCGGTTTCTGTTCGCTAGAATTGTGGGTAAAAGCGCGGCAACCTTAAAACATCTGTAACTGAAAATGTATCTTTGAAGCCTCATTTCGAAAACCCAAATGGCTTTATTTTTAGGATTTGAATACAATAATAGTCCTCTATCACATTTGGGGTTTATGAAATTGTCAGATGACGCTGcaaattcaaacattttcaattttgactcaGAGAGTCTGAAATTGCCCTTAATTACGCTAATGCCAATTTTTTAGCTCCGAAACAgcctttttcacaaattttgacTCGCACTCGCTGGCCGGTACGAAAGGTAAAGGACacctttcttttgttttctatgaAGCAAACTATCTTTATTACTGTCATACTCCGGCTCTCTACAATTTCGTAATTTGTTAGACATTGTTTCACCGAACCTCGTGGAAATGCATtccgacgattttttttttcttcttacttATTAGGGCCTTATGCTGCATGAAATATGGATTATGTTCTGGACTTCAGAGAgcgctttgtgagttagcCTCTAGCAAATAAAAGGCCGAatgggccgatttctcttcATTTCCGTTTCTGTTGTTGTTTGCTAATTCTATCATGATCTgatgtataattagtgacctgggtcacgTAATGTCCGGAAacgaaatcgctttcatggcatgtagTTTATATAGCAATCCactgtgcctcttcccgttttgttttgGCAGCATGGGCAAATAAGGGCCTCTATTCCGCGTCGTCCATTCGTCCATAGAGTAATTGATAAAGTAATCCATGATTTCACAAAAGCGGGGAGCGGGGGGAGGGTTTTGTGCCGTCTCATCTGTACGTGATCAAATCGATTTGCAATGTGCTCTGGATCAAATTCATGGGTGGTCTTTTTCGAACCGGATGGTCTTCAATGCTACCAAGAGCAAAGTCGTGCGCTTTAGCAAGAGCATGAAAGCCATGCCAATCTATGTCCTGGGTGGTGGCCCAATATCCGAGCAAGAAAAGGACCTGGGCATCCACTATGACGGAAAAATGACGTTCTTGGCCCACTGTGCCAAAGTGGCAAGTCGAGCTAATTCGGTGGTTGGAATTATTAAACGGTTTTTTCCACTCGGCGTCTTTCGGTGCTCAAACCACCATCTACGTTCGACCAACTCTTGAATAAGCGTCCTCTGCTTGGTCTCCAGGCCTGAAACATTCTCATAAGGTTTTGGAGTCTGTCCAACGAAGAATGACGAGGCTTTCGGGAGAGacctttggtttgaaatatcCGGAACGGTTGCGCTTGTGGGATCTGCCTTTACTAGAACAGAGGAGAATTGATAgcgatttggtcaaaattttgcaaaatattcaatCGAAGCATCGCTGGCAGAAATGTCTATTCGACGGAGGACGTGATCCGGATGGTCAGTGACGTTTCGGAAAGGATCGCCAGATGTGTTGCGGAGCGAGAGGTGGCAAAATCTTCTTCCCGGCCGAATTTCTTCCTCGTGTGAACCGTGGATCAATAGAATTTGATTCCCCTGAGTACTCGTATGCTCAAAATGTCTCGCATTTCTGCTTCCTACggattgtcaagaaaattgttgaatcaCTCGACTTTTTAAGCAAATAGCTTAAAAGATGCGACGGAAGTAGCTAATATTCTTGGTGATCAATTTTCGTCGGtcttttcaacttttcaacATGTGCTAAACGACCCCTGTTTGGGCAGCAATAGTAGTACATTTCTAAAAGACGCATGATTGACGAGAAGGAAGTCGTCGAAGCTATCGAAACCCTGAACTATTCAAGCTCTCCAGGACCTGATGGTGTAACGGCGGTGTACCTTAAAGGCACATCACTTGTCATCACTCCAATCTTTTATATTTAATGAGTCGTTTTTTGGAGGATACCCTCACAGCTAAAACATGCCCATAAAGTCCTCATTTTTAAAAGAGGAGATAGGGATCAACCTGTTAATTATCGACCAATCTTATTAATGCTAAAGCATTTGGCAAAGTGGATCATTTTCTATTGCTAAATTGTTTAAGTAATATGGGTGTTGAGGAAATATGTTCTCTTGGATCAGATATTTCCTCACCAATCGCACTCAGCCGTTCGAGTTGACAGCTGCTTAAGCCGCCCTCGATACGTGGTATCTGGGGTACCTCAAGGAACTATTCTGGGTCCAATATAGTTCGTGTTTTTCATTGCACCATTACACCGATTGCCCCTTCAGTATTCAatatcttcctatgctgacgatactaaGCTAGTGTATGGAAGAAATTCACAGAACCAGACAGACTtgcaaaatgacttggacgttgaatacaaattggtccactctcaaaacatggaattaaatggggataaattttgaattatgaCGTACGACCAAAATGGAGTAGACAAGCCAATTTACACTGACAATCGCCTGAAACCCATTTTATTAGTAAGCTCCATTAAAGACCTTGAAATAATCATAGAAAGTGACATCAGTTAATTTTAAGAACATATCcaatcaaaagtgaccaaagcataccaaacttgcggctggatatatcgaactttcaaatccacagACGCATATACTATGAAAACTCTATACAAGTCTATTGTCTAACCGCATTTGaaatatgcttccccaatctgggcgccAATGAACGTAAGGGGGttgaaaaagattgaaaaagtacaagaaggttttgcaaaatatattgcagaCATGAATCACTTAACCTATTGGGAAAAACTTCAATCCTTAGAATTATGTAGTATTCAGCGTCGGTATGAACGTTACCTAAtcattttgtgttttcaaatgtcTCCATACACTTTATCCTAACCAGGGAATAATTTATAACGTTAACGATAGAGAGGGCATCACGTGTGACATCAgatttaatttcaacccatcagataaaaaCTAACATGCTCACTTTGACAATTCTATTCAAAAGATTGTCCATTgctaagttttaagcgacatttacattttttttatcaacaatccaagaccagcctttcgttcaagggtgaAGGTTGCTCTAGAGCGGCAAATCAAATCGCATTATGATCACTCATATGACATGGGTATGAGGGCTATTACTTTGCCAGAATACTATTTTCTGCAGTTTGAGCAAAGGATGGGTtgttttttcagttttttccaGAAGAGACTCGCCAAATATGCATAAATAAAAACTGACAAATGgccaattatgcaaaaaaatatttgcaccttttgaaCATCTTTTGTCATATCTATCGGTTGCAGAGATCTAGATCGCTCGATCATGTGGGCCATTTTTCTGTAGGTCCAGCTGAAGTGGGGCTTTTTGGAATTTACGTTCAAGTTGTGCCACCgcgaaaaaaggggaaaaattgTAGGAAATGGTGTCGAcgaggttccgtgagacatAGATCAACGAACTCCAAAATTCTTGACTAAGCCAGACTTTGTTAAGGCAATACCAGTATCTTTCGAAGTATGTCAAAAGACGACCTACACTTAATGAAGGAAATCAAGAGATGGATTCTGACCCCTTAAATAAAGACAGAGATTGGAATACTAAATTACAATTTGTTtaacattcaaatgagttgCAACTAGGGGATAGGGTGTGTCTTCACAGATGAGTTTTCatagtgatttttttattggctAAATCAGTGGTTCAAcaattgtttcattgtttaGTGATGAGTGATGGCCATGAAGTCCAGAAAAAACACAAATGAGGTAGAATCTAAAAGATGAATAACGCAATGCTCAAATCAGGAATCATACAACCtcttaaaatcaatttgcGACAATTTGGAGCTAGgtattagtttttttttttttttttgtacgtATCCTTCGCAGAGCGTTAGTAGCTCCCCTTTAAAAGGAAGGATTAAAACTTATATTTACATCGGccaaaaaatagtaattcaTGTCACAGCCATGAAACAAAGACCACGATGGAAAGATAGTATTAGAAATATCATGCTTATAAATCTTCCTTGTTAGAATTCCATGCCTTAATTCATGGAAGCGTGAATAATTGGGAAATATGGTGCATCATACTAAAGCCGAAAAGGGAGGATTTTGCCCTGAATTAGGTCTTTCAGTCCACCGGAATTTTGATGaggaaatagaaatattaAAGCTGTGAAATAGAAACGAGATTTAAAACCACAAACACCCTAAATATTATTCAGGGCTAGCATTATTTTCAGCCCTGGAGGAGGGCGAAAAAGGAGCGAGTAAATTTGGGACTTGGGGTTGTTACAATCACGCCATATTTAAATGTAATGGAATAACAGTTCTTTgttcgaaaaaggaacgaatttctgTAATTTCGTTGCTTATGATTTGATTTAAATAGATTAACCGCTTATTTGAAcgaaccatggtagctgagtggtcttAAATACCCGCTAGAGGCACGGCAAGGTCTCCCAGAAaccgtgggttcgaatcccgccttcggagaaaaccttTACTTTTACATTTAACGCACAATATAAGACACAAATTCTAGATCGCTCAAACGTTTCAGTtcttttaacttatttttcgcttgaattgaaataatgTGTGAGTCATTGAGAGGATTTAATCCCATTCGAAATCCAagattggtctttttttttcttgagatcATCGAGTTTTTCTATTcttagattttattttgatgatcaagaaagaaaattttGATATGGATGTCAGCATTCACAGCATTGTTATTATTTAGAAACCATGCCATCAAGTAAAAGATTagcctttctttttcatcaactATGTCATTACTACAGACGAATTCACTCAAAAGAGTTCAATGCTTCGAGTTAATCACCAAAGGGTGAAATAAACCATAAACTCTTGGTTAATATGTTACTTGATTTTATGGTCTTGAGAGAATGATAATTACAAGTGGTCGTTCAGACTGATctattgttcaaaattggcaCTAACATTAAGTTTTTGTCGGGCATTTCTTGCGAAGACAGACAGTCGGGAAAAAGCCAGACGGACCACTATAAATCTTTCTTCACGTTTTGTGGCTCATAAAGAGGACAAGATAATACATCCAAAGCTAAAAGAAAAGCGCTTGAAAGAGCTTTGTTTGATGTATGGTATATTCAgctctttttattcatttccgGTGAAAATGCCGTCTgcatgagaatgatcccacCACCATCATTACAAAAACATCGGCGTTTTGATTTGTCACGTCGGTAATTGCTTTGGAATGGACTAAATTGCTCGCTCCACTGATTTTGAATTCTTGCGATCTCATACAATTTGAGGAAGACATCGATTTGATTTGGCTGATGGACGAGTGTTTTGATTCGATCGGTTATGAGTTGAAGCCTCATTTTCCGGCTCCCTTCACGACCAATCCTGGTGTTTTGACACACAATTTTATTCGTTTCGAGGTATTCTCAAACTCTGACGTCTGGTTTAAATCTAAATGAATTTAATATATATTTATGAGATTAGAGTGATACAAAGCTCATTCAATCGTAGAGAACCAAGAAAGGGATGTGAAGGAACATATTCTTGTccgagaaattgaattttgcaaCCAAATACATATACTATCAAAGAGCCTCTAAAGTTTCTTTCCCATTGGGCTTTGATAGTTGCTAACATGCCAtctcaaaataatcaattgttgattatgaaatgaaaaaaaaacgcgTCCACACAACTATCATTAGCCATTTAATGAATCACTTGACTTTAAGTGGGTCATTTGCAGCCTTCGTAAAGTGTCTTGCCGTCTCAAACTTGCTTACAGAAGCGGTAATCAAGTCACGCTCAGTCAACCATGCTCATTGAATATTCGAGTCAGGCGTGGAGAAATCCGGAGGGTCTCAATGGCTTGACTCCCTAATTGCGCCTCTGAATCAGCCATCATTATGACAGCATGAGAATCCGACAGAGCGAGACCATCAGAGACGATGTCCAAAAGTTAGACGGACGGAAGCCGCCGAACACGTAATCAAATTTTATGTGTGATGATTGTATGCCCGATGGCTAAATGATTGATGGATATGTTACATAGCCCAACCTGCGCTCATTCGCGAGGGGGAGTAAAAAAGTAACGAGAGATGTGAAACCGGAGCGGAGCATCTTTTCCAGTGAAAAGTGAATTGATCAAACTTTCAAAGCATGAATATTTAAACCATGGCCATGTTTCAAGGTTTTCTATAAATATGTATTAATTATGTTTTACTATCAGAGGGATTTAAGCGAATTTTGTGAGGCCATCTCCGAGTGAtaagttcaattttgacagAAAATGAGTACAACGTAGGTTGTTGTCTTCCCGTGCTAATATCTGATCAAGTTCGCTCAAGTTTGAAGGCTGTGATGGTCGCAAATGAAGACCATGTCGAGAGATAAGCTAAGAATTTTCACTGCTGATTTACTTTTTCTTGTAAGAAATTGTCTTAGCTATTGGACTTTGTCCTTAAATAACAAATTAATTCGTTGCCGTCATTTCCAGACATCATATACAGTGGTGGCACAATGCTTGAGGGTAAAGGTGTCTTTAGTCAATTGGTAATTTCGAATCACTTCTTTTGTATTCACTTCATTGAAGCCTCAATTAGCCTTGTTTACTTTGTAGTTTTctattgaaaataattgattaTAAAGCGGTCTGAAAACTGGTTACAAGATTTAACAACCAGGACAAATCCAACCATGAAATCAAGGTGGCAATGAAGTCTTTGAAGTGTTCATTAATCTTATTACAAATGCAATCAGATGTTATCCTGAGCTTGGTACATCCAATAATTGCCTAAGGAAAAGTCAAGCAAGGTCAAAACAGCCCCTGCTGTGAAATCAGAATGGCAGGATAGCCCAATGGAGACAGCCCGTGCCTTTGTGGATGCTACTCCCAGACGTCTCCAGAagattttagattttttttttcttatacCTTACTGCAGAAACATTATTAATTTTGAACGCCCACAAACTAAATGCCACCCTcgtaaacgaaaaaaaaagttgaatttgacTTTGTCAACGTTTCTTGTAAGGCTTCaaactttgcttttgttgaaagaaaaatgttagGGGATAATTTTGGCCATTGTTTAATTGGAAACACGTATCGTTGTAGATATTTCCTGTCCCTCATTTGAGCTTGATATATTGAGACACATTAAATACGTGCTTATGAGAACTTTCTCAAACGTGGAAGAAAGGCGCGCCTAAGTTCACCGTATTTTACGCCTCTGTgaattttgagccatttggATGATTGACAGCAAGCTAATTCATTCAAGTGCCATCTCAAAACATTTTCCTCCTGCTCGTCATTTGTATCAAATCAAACACACGTCATGCGGAACGGATTGTCCCCTACTACTCCAAACTCAGCCATGGATATCCAGACTAGGCACAGATTTTGGACTTCTGACCGCTTGGTTGGAGTATAAAGTATTGCTTGTCTCCCTAAAAGTACAATCATAAAATAGGACCAAAACTCAaacaagttgtgttacaaCTGGTGCATAACCGTTCTTGATCAAAGTTTAGgcgttttgtccaaaatttagAATTATAAATTGCTTATCATGatgtgaaaaagaaattgttgaaaGTGGAGAAAATGTAATTTCGATAAATAACAATCCAGTCACAAAACGAAAGCCGGCTTGAGCAAAAGAATGGTGAAACTGAAAGATATGGCTCTACATTTGAAGCGTCGGTCGGTCATTAGATATCCACTTTTTTGGCAACGAGGTTTACGTCTGCTTTTTGATTGGACATTCCATGAACTAAGCGCCAATCATCATTACTTCACTCCATCTGCGAGAACGTCTTCCTAACCGATTTTGTCCAGCAAAGTGCCGGTAGACTCTCTCACACAGTAAGGAAGCCGCATGAGACCATCCATGGAAATAGGAGCGACCAGCGAATCGCACAACCAGTTTAGTTGTGAATTTCCTGTGGATCGGATTGTACGAAAACGCCATGGGTAGAGTATctgatagaaaaaaaatgtttaaggGCAAAgtgtaaagatttttttcaagtcagacctTTAGGCAAGCTCCTGTACCAACAACCAATCGTACCCTAAGTCACTGGTAGCGAAGTTGACCTTGCTTCAATGCAACCGTGAAAAAGGGGTTGCCTTAGCTAGGCCTTTACGTCAAATTTGCATCATGGACAGTGTTACCAGAAAACAAACGAGTCCgttagagtttgcataaacTTCCCCAAAGTTCGTTTTGGGGTCAAGGGGCATGTTACTGATTTATGAATATGGCTAGAAAATCAAATCGAGCATGGATAAAAACAATGTGTCAATACAGAATAGCAGCGGTaaaaaagatagaaaaaaggaaa
This window harbors:
- the LOC131885470 gene encoding uncharacterized protein LOC131885470, with the translated sequence MGIYYNLLLVVVLLACGALSDEDQKSHRQKRLFSIFNIVTFKNDVCTTTGTGNLQGTCLTSTECTAKGGSSSGNCAAGFGVCCLFSVSGACTSAQTISQVGAQ